One genomic region from Streptomyces sp. NBC_00457 encodes:
- the rpsA gene encoding 30S ribosomal protein S1 has translation MTSSTETTATTPQVAVNDIGNEEAFLAAIDETIKYFNDGDIVDGVIVKVDRDEVLLDIGYKTEGVIPSRELSIKHDVDPNEVVAVGDEIEALVLQKEDKEGRLILSKKRAQYERAWGTIEKIKEEDGIVTGTVIEVVKGGLILDIGLRGFLPASLVEMRRVRDLQPYVGKELEAKIIELDKNRNNVVLSRRAWLEQTQSEVRQTFLTTLQKGQVRSGVVSSIVNFGAFVDLGGVDGLVHVSELSWKHIDHPSEVVEVGQEVTVEVLDVDMDRERVSLSLKATQEDPWQQFARTHQIGQVVPGKVTKLVPFGAFVRVDEGIEGLVHISELAERHVEIPEQVVQVNDEIFVKVIDIDLERRRISLSLKQANESFGSDPASVEFDPTLYGMAASYDDQGNYIYPEGFDPETNDWLEGYEKQREEWERQYAEAQQRFEQHQQQVIKSREADAAAAAEGGDTAGAAPAASGGGGGGSYSSEGPDNSGALASDEALAALREKLAGGQS, from the coding sequence ATGACGAGCAGCACCGAGACCACCGCCACCACCCCGCAGGTTGCGGTCAACGACATCGGTAACGAGGAAGCCTTCCTCGCCGCGATCGACGAGACGATCAAGTACTTCAACGACGGCGACATCGTCGACGGCGTCATCGTGAAGGTCGACCGGGACGAGGTCCTGCTCGACATCGGTTACAAGACCGAAGGCGTTATCCCGAGCCGCGAGCTCTCCATCAAGCACGACGTCGACCCCAATGAGGTCGTCGCCGTGGGCGATGAGATCGAGGCCCTTGTTCTCCAGAAGGAGGACAAGGAAGGCCGTCTGATCCTGTCCAAGAAGCGCGCTCAGTACGAGCGTGCCTGGGGCACGATCGAGAAGATCAAGGAAGAAGACGGCATCGTCACCGGTACCGTCATCGAGGTCGTCAAGGGTGGACTCATCCTCGACATCGGCCTCCGTGGCTTCCTGCCGGCCTCCCTCGTCGAGATGCGCCGCGTTCGCGACCTCCAGCCGTACGTGGGCAAGGAGCTCGAGGCCAAGATCATCGAGCTGGACAAGAACCGCAACAACGTGGTCCTGTCCCGCCGTGCCTGGCTGGAGCAGACCCAGTCCGAGGTCCGCCAGACGTTCCTCACGACCCTCCAGAAGGGGCAGGTCCGCTCCGGTGTGGTCTCCTCGATCGTCAACTTCGGTGCCTTCGTGGACCTGGGTGGCGTCGACGGTCTGGTCCACGTCTCCGAGCTGTCCTGGAAGCACATCGACCACCCCTCCGAGGTTGTCGAGGTCGGCCAGGAAGTCACCGTCGAGGTCCTCGACGTCGACATGGACCGCGAGCGTGTCTCCCTGTCGCTGAAGGCGACCCAGGAAGACCCGTGGCAGCAGTTCGCCCGCACCCACCAGATCGGCCAGGTCGTGCCCGGCAAGGTCACGAAGCTGGTTCCGTTCGGTGCGTTCGTCCGCGTGGACGAGGGCATCGAGGGTCTGGTCCACATCTCCGAGCTGGCCGAGCGCCACGTGGAGATCCCGGAGCAGGTCGTCCAGGTCAACGACGAGATCTTCGTCAAGGTCATCGACATCGACCTCGAGCGCCGTCGCATCAGCCTCTCGCTGAAGCAGGCCAACGAGTCCTTCGGCTCCGACCCGGCCTCGGTCGAGTTCGACCCGACGCTGTACGGCATGGCCGCGTCGTACGACGACCAGGGCAACTACATCTACCCCGAGGGCTTCGACCCCGAGACCAACGACTGGCTCGAGGGTTACGAGAAGCAGCGCGAGGAGTGGGAGCGCCAGTACGCCGAGGCGCAGCAGCGCTTCGAGCAGCACCAGCAGCAGGTCATCAAGTCCCGCGAGGCCGACGCCGCTGCCGCGGCCGAGGGCGGCGACACGGCGGGTGCGGCTCCGGCCGCGTCCGGTGGTGGCGGCGGCGGTTCGTACTCCTCCGAGGGCCCGGACAACTCCGGTGCGCTGGCCTCGGACGAGGCGCTTGCCGCGCTGCGGGAGAAGCTGGCGGGTGGGCAGAGCTGA
- a CDS encoding flavin monoamine oxidase family protein translates to MLATMGALGLAPTAQAAQREQPFRALSAGDFTLTGRGAAKVVIVGGGIAGLAAAYELGKAGYDCTVLEARERAGGRNFTVRGGDTTVDLYDNRQTARFGDGEYMNAGPARIPQWMVTLDYCRELGVPLEVFTNVNADAYLYNESAGMTKPMRYRTAKADVYGYVSELLAKATNKGALDKELTATDQERLIEFLEDWGELGDKLAYEGGERRGYTTVPAAAGTPGVLLGDIPSASEVFASGVGRYFSFEFGFDQAMLMFQPVGGMDRIPRALTKAIGAHRVRTGAVVSKITDTGGGVSVAYAQGGRTKVVEADFCIAALPPNILAKVPHNLGAGVQSALKAITPSSAAKIGLEYRSRWWELDHRIYGGITETDQDVSHIWHPSYGFHRERGIVIGYYNYGDDADAYAKLSPKEREARAVAAGVKIYGEKYRTELASSFSHHWRQTPHLEAAWHDTPGGPDDVRYKPLNEPTGRVYFAGDWLSYTDAWQHGAFTSARKAVTALHARVLSS, encoded by the coding sequence ATGCTTGCCACCATGGGGGCCCTCGGGCTCGCCCCCACCGCTCAGGCCGCTCAGCGGGAGCAGCCCTTTCGGGCGCTCAGTGCGGGGGACTTCACGCTCACCGGACGTGGCGCCGCGAAGGTCGTCATCGTCGGTGGGGGGATTGCCGGGCTGGCGGCCGCGTACGAACTCGGCAAGGCCGGCTACGACTGTACGGTGCTGGAGGCCAGGGAGCGCGCGGGCGGACGTAACTTCACTGTTCGCGGCGGGGACACCACCGTCGACCTCTACGACAACCGGCAGACCGCGCGCTTCGGTGACGGCGAGTACATGAACGCCGGGCCCGCTCGCATTCCGCAGTGGATGGTCACCCTCGACTACTGCCGTGAACTCGGCGTTCCCCTCGAGGTGTTCACCAACGTCAACGCCGATGCGTATCTCTACAACGAGTCCGCCGGGATGACCAAGCCGATGCGCTATCGCACGGCGAAGGCCGATGTCTACGGCTATGTCTCGGAGTTGCTCGCCAAGGCCACCAACAAGGGTGCTCTCGACAAGGAGTTGACGGCCACCGACCAGGAACGGCTGATCGAGTTCCTGGAGGACTGGGGGGAACTCGGCGACAAGCTGGCGTACGAGGGCGGCGAGCGCCGTGGGTACACCACCGTGCCCGCCGCGGCCGGGACGCCTGGTGTGCTGCTCGGGGACATTCCCAGCGCCTCCGAGGTGTTCGCCAGTGGTGTCGGGCGGTACTTCTCCTTCGAGTTCGGGTTCGACCAGGCCATGCTGATGTTCCAGCCGGTCGGTGGCATGGACCGGATTCCCAGGGCGCTGACCAAGGCGATCGGCGCGCATCGGGTGCGTACGGGGGCGGTCGTCTCGAAGATCACCGACACGGGCGGCGGGGTGTCCGTCGCGTATGCGCAAGGCGGGCGTACGAAGGTCGTCGAGGCCGACTTCTGCATCGCCGCGCTGCCGCCCAACATCCTTGCCAAGGTGCCGCACAACCTGGGCGCCGGAGTGCAGTCCGCGCTGAAGGCGATCACGCCGTCGTCGGCGGCGAAGATCGGGCTGGAGTACAGGTCCCGTTGGTGGGAACTGGACCACCGCATCTACGGCGGCATCACCGAGACCGACCAGGACGTCAGCCACATCTGGCATCCCTCGTACGGCTTCCACCGCGAACGCGGCATCGTCATCGGCTACTACAACTACGGCGACGACGCCGACGCGTACGCGAAGCTCAGCCCCAAGGAGCGCGAGGCGCGCGCGGTGGCCGCGGGCGTGAAGATCTACGGCGAGAAGTACCGCACCGAACTCGCCTCCTCCTTCTCGCACCACTGGCGGCAGACACCCCACCTGGAGGCCGCCTGGCACGACACGCCCGGCGGACCCGACGACGTCCGCTACAAGCCGTTGAACGAGCCCACCGGCCGCGTCTACTTCGCCGGCGACTGGCTCAGCTACACCGACGCCTGGCAGCACGGCGCGTTCACGTCCGCCCGGAAAGCCGTAACAGCCCTCCACGCGCGCGTGCTGTCCTCGTGA